A region of Faecalibacterium taiwanense DNA encodes the following proteins:
- a CDS encoding recombinase family protein, producing MRKQEQKGKITALYERLSHDDGRSDESVSVENQKRILEDYARKNGFTNVRHFTDDGVRGTTFKRPGLDAMVDEIRAGNVATVIVKDQSRIGRDVVEVGLLKRTFDEYNVRFIAANDNLDTANGFDIMSIFRDVINEWYVADTSRKIKTVFKSRMEKGLRCSGAVPYGYLASKEEKGEWVIDEEAAAVVRRIFQMVMDGQSVNGIARTLRAEQIPIPSEHWKRIGCPVRANSYRDPYAWSATTLGYILKRPEYLGRKVLGKTVCENYKTKSTRRTMPEEQFVFEGAVPAIIDEETWHNVQRLRETKRRTPKRSNAPNRLTGLLYCADCGAKLTHHNSLVQGKYIDDAFTCSRYRAPMEDCTIHYVATQKLEAAILSAIQRISWYVRNNEQEFVQRVRKASSLRQEEAVKDCRKQIVQAKKRHAELDGLVKKLYEANATGKLPDKHFSRLLAEYDEEQAALEASMTEWQGLLDNWNADRVRMTEFIDLAKRYTDFSELTTPILNEFIEKIVVHEGNGRGKQRRQRLDFYFNFIGAFEVPADIVTPMEQEEERRQQEEQAEKEERSQVLAQVRYERYKQERREFTARKRAGLLTPEEQAEEERRLERNRAYQQKQRDKKKASQPEKPRKRSLKELAKLDGADLTPEEAERLAAHRQKKAEQHKAWRDRQKSAQPRSPNSGR from the coding sequence ATGAGGAAGCAGGAGCAAAAGGGTAAAATCACAGCATTGTACGAAAGGTTATCTCACGACGATGGGCGGTCTGACGAGAGCGTGTCCGTAGAAAATCAAAAGCGCATCCTGGAGGACTACGCCCGAAAAAATGGCTTCACTAATGTCCGCCACTTCACCGATGACGGGGTGCGGGGAACGACCTTCAAGCGGCCCGGCCTGGACGCTATGGTGGACGAGATACGGGCCGGAAATGTGGCTACCGTCATTGTCAAAGACCAGAGCAGAATAGGCCGTGACGTGGTGGAGGTCGGCTTGCTCAAACGCACCTTTGACGAGTACAACGTCCGCTTTATCGCCGCCAATGACAACCTGGACACCGCCAATGGATTTGATATTATGTCCATCTTCCGGGATGTGATAAATGAGTGGTACGTTGCTGACACCAGCCGCAAAATCAAGACCGTTTTCAAGTCCAGAATGGAAAAGGGCCTGCGCTGTTCGGGGGCCGTCCCCTATGGCTATCTCGCCTCAAAAGAAGAAAAGGGCGAGTGGGTGATCGACGAGGAAGCTGCCGCCGTTGTGCGCCGCATCTTTCAGATGGTCATGGACGGTCAGAGCGTCAACGGCATCGCCCGAACGCTGCGGGCCGAGCAAATCCCCATCCCTTCCGAACACTGGAAGCGTATCGGCTGTCCTGTTCGAGCCAACAGCTACCGCGACCCCTACGCATGGTCTGCCACCACCCTGGGTTATATTCTTAAAAGGCCGGAGTACCTGGGGCGCAAGGTGCTGGGCAAGACTGTCTGTGAGAACTACAAGACTAAAAGCACCCGCAGGACAATGCCAGAGGAACAATTTGTATTTGAGGGAGCCGTCCCCGCCATCATTGACGAAGAAACGTGGCACAATGTTCAGCGTTTGCGGGAAACCAAGCGCCGGACACCCAAGCGGAGTAATGCCCCTAACCGTTTAACCGGACTGCTCTACTGTGCCGACTGCGGCGCAAAGCTGACCCACCACAACAGTCTTGTCCAAGGCAAGTACATTGACGATGCTTTCACCTGTTCCAGATACCGGGCACCTATGGAGGATTGCACCATTCACTATGTTGCCACGCAAAAGCTGGAAGCGGCGATCCTCTCCGCCATCCAGCGGATAAGCTGGTATGTCCGCAACAACGAGCAGGAGTTTGTTCAGCGGGTTCGAAAGGCATCCAGTCTGCGCCAGGAGGAAGCAGTCAAGGATTGCCGGAAACAGATTGTCCAGGCGAAGAAGCGCCACGCCGAACTGGACGGACTGGTGAAGAAGCTGTACGAGGCCAACGCCACGGGCAAGCTGCCGGATAAGCATTTCAGCCGTCTCCTTGCCGAGTATGACGAGGAACAGGCCGCGCTGGAAGCCTCCATGACGGAGTGGCAGGGCTTGCTGGACAACTGGAACGCCGACCGGGTGAGAATGACGGAGTTTATCGACCTTGCCAAGCGGTACACCGATTTTTCGGAACTGACTACGCCCATTCTCAATGAGTTTATCGAGAAAATCGTTGTCCATGAGGGCAACGGACGGGGAAAGCAGCGCCGTCAGCGGTTAGATTTCTATTTCAATTTCATTGGCGCGTTTGAGGTTCCCGCCGACATTGTGACCCCGATGGAGCAGGAGGAAGAACGCCGCCAGCAGGAGGAACAGGCAGAGAAAGAGGAACGCTCCCAGGTGCTTGCCCAGGTTCGGTATGAGAGGTACAAGCAGGAGCGCCGGGAGTTTACCGCGAGGAAGCGGGCGGGCCTGTTGACCCCGGAGGAACAGGCGGAGGAAGAACGGCGGTTAGAGCGCAATCGGGCCTATCAGCAGAAGCAACGCGACAAGAAAAAGGCCAGTCAGCCAGAGAAGCCTCGCAAACGCTCACTGAAGGAACTCGCCAAGCTGGATGGAGCCGATCTCACCCCGGAGGAAGCGGAGCGGCTTGCGGCGCACCGCCAGAAGAAAGCCGAGCAGCACAAAGCGTGGCGTGACAGGCAGAAGTCCGCACAGCCCCGAAGCCCCAACAGCGGACGTTGA